A part of Phoenix dactylifera cultivar Barhee BC4 chromosome 2, palm_55x_up_171113_PBpolish2nd_filt_p, whole genome shotgun sequence genomic DNA contains:
- the LOC103711792 gene encoding uncharacterized protein LOC103711792, with translation MELRCGSPRGLSLVSSSSAASSSSPSPSSCSCSSSPSGGLRFWPRKGIGRTRIKASAEGSDGEHRRRGFASGGPTMEVSASGSHSSSSRTTTTVIDRSFGGGDTEFPVWDKLGAVVRLSFGIGIYAAMALAGKFICSITGVDCTGGFHPSLNAIVEGLGYAAPPIMALLFILDDEVVKHSPQARAIRDVEDEELRSFFYGMSLWQFILIVTASSVGEELFYRVAVQGALADTFLKSTELMKDARGIASLTGMLPLFVPFAQAFAAVVTAALTGSLYYVATAPKDPTYVIAPVLQSRSGREDLKKLFAAWYEKRQMKKIYSPLLEGLLALYLGFEWIQTDNILAPMITHGIYSAVVLGHGLCKIHDNKRRLRQRIQQVRVEAKNLNKS, from the exons ATGGAGCTTCGTTGCGGTTCTCCTCGAGGTCTCTCCCtcgtctcctcctcttccgccGCATCCTCGTCGTctccttccccttcttcttGTTCGTGTTCTTCTTCTCCGAGCGGCGGCCTACGCTTCTGGCCGCGGAAGGGGATCGGTCGGACGAGGATTAAGGCTTCGGCGGAGGGGAGCGACGGGGAGCACCGCCGGAGGGGGTTCGCTTCCGGTGGCCCCACGATGGAGGTCTCCGCCTCGGGCTCgcattcctcctcctccagaaCGACGACGACGGTCATCGATCGGAGCTTCGGCGGCGGGGATACCGAGTTCCCGGTTTGGGACAAGCTCGGAGCCGTCGTTAGACTCAGCTTCGGAATTG gGATATATGCGGCTATGGCGCTGGCGGGGAAGTTTATATGTTCGATTACAGGAGTAGACTGTACGGGAGGTTTCCATCCGTCGCTAAATGCTATTGTGGAGGGATTGGGATATGCAGCTCCTCCAATCATGGCTCTGCTCTTCATCTTAGAC GATGAGGTTGTCAAGCATTCACCTCAGGCTCGTGCCATTAGAGATGTGGAGGATGAGGAGCTCCGGAGCTTCTTCTATGGCATGTCACTGTGGCAG TTCATACTCATTGTTACTGCAAGCTCAGTGGGTGAGGAGCTTTTCTATCGTGTTGCTGTTCAG GGGGCATTGGCTGATACGTTCTTAAAGAGCACTGAACTCATGAAAGATGCACGTGGAATTGCATCTCTG ACTGGCATGCTGCCTCTCTTTGTCCCATTCGCTCAAGCATTTGCAGCTGTTGTCACAGCCGCCCTCACGGGATCACTCTACTATGTTGCGACTGCTCCAAAAG ACCCTACATATGTCATTGCACCAGTATTACAGTCTCGTTCTGGCCGTGAAGACCTTAAGAAGCTTTTTGCAG CTTGGTACGAAAAGAGACAAATGAAGAAGATATATTCTCCCCTTTTGGAAGGATTACTGGCTCTCTACCTTGGTTTTGAATGGATTCAG ACGGATAATATCCTTGCTCCTATGATCACACATGGGATATACTCGGCTGTGGTGCTGGGGCATGGACTTTGTAAAATTCATGACAACAAGCGTAGGCTGCGCCAAAGAATCCAGCAAGTGAGGGTGGAAGCCAAGAATTTAAATAAATCATGA
- the LOC103711817 gene encoding transcriptional regulator SUPERMAN-like, which translates to MAAELSLLSLNQLQKLAQQQQQFNPRNWPGLRLGEADDSWEVRAFAGETSGPTGTTWPPRSYTCAFCRREFRSAQALGGHMNVHRRDRARLRQSPQGSDPSPPTTPSPPITFPPPVPEFVASGRCCLLYPIRDTGTVFAPTSDSPSTLLFITPYPGTGLISPCPPTLDGGVNKDGGKDGDAVDEELDLELRLGW; encoded by the coding sequence ATGGCAGCTGAACTTAGCCTTCTGTCCCTGAACCAGCTCCAAAAGCTAGCCCAGCAGCAGCAACAGTTTAATCCTAGGAACTGGCCAGGTCTCCGACTTGGCGAAGCTGATGATTCTTGGGAGGTCCGGGCATTTGCGGGGGAAACAAGCGGTCCCACGGGCACGACATGGCCGCCGCGCTCGTATACATGCGCGTTCTGCCGTCGTGAGTTCCGGTCGGCCCAAGCCTTGGGTGGTCACATGAACGTTCACCGACGCGATCGAGCTAGGCTCCGGCAGTCCCCTCAAGGATCCGACCCATCCCCTCCTACAACTCCATCTCCTCCCATTACCTTCCCGCCACCAGTACCAGAATTCGTCGCCAGCGGCCGCTGCTGCCTTCTCTACCCTATCCGGGACACTGGCACAGTCTTTGCACCGACTAGCGATTCACCCTCCACTCTCCTATTTATTACTCCATATCCCGGGACTGGACTGATCTCGCCTTGTCCACCAACGCTTGACGGCGGTGTTAACAAAGATGGTGGAAAAGATGGAGATGCCGTTGATGAGGAGCTGGATTTAGAGCTTCGACTTGGGTGGTGA
- the LOC103711793 gene encoding AT-hook motif nuclear-localized protein 23-like, whose translation MAGLDLGTASRFIHQLHRHPDLHLQQRHDPDSDDDHNNNDGDRNGQFAGAADRDGSSSAPQGLELVAACSGPGDVVGRRPRGRPPGSKNKPKPPVIITRESANALRAHILEVGGGCDVFDCVATYARRRQRGICVLSGSGTVTNVSLRQPSAPGAVVTLHGRFEILSLSGSFLPPPAPPGATSLTIFLAGGQGQVVGGNVVGALFAAGPVIVIAASFTNIAYERLPLEEEEPPPQMQPPASQGSGGDGGSGDGGGGGGNPFPDPSSGLPFFNLPFNMANCQLPVDGHGWAGGATGRTPY comes from the coding sequence ATGGCTGGCCTGGATCTAGGCACCGCCTCCAGATTCATCCACCAGCTCCACCGCCACCCCGACCTCCACCTCCAGCAGCGCCACGACCCCGACTCTGATGACGACCACAACAACAACGACGGCGACCGCAACGGCCAATTCGCCGGCGCCGCGGACCGCGACGGGTCGTCGTCGGCTCCGCAGGGCCTCGAGCTCGTCGCTGCGTGCTCCGGGCCGGGAGACGTGGTTGGTCGGCGCCCCCGGGGCCGCCCCCCAGGTTCCAAGAACAAGCCCAAGCCACCTGTGATCATCACCAGGGAGAGCGCTAATGCCCTCAGGGCCCACATCCTCGAGGTCGGCGGCGGCTGCGACGTCTTCGACTGCGTCGCCACGTACGCCCGCCGTCGCCAGCGGGGCATCTGCGTCCTCAGCGGCAGCGGTACCGTCACCAACGTCAGCCTCCGCCAGCCCTCCGCCCCCGGCGCCGTCGTCACCCTCCACGGCCGCTTCGagattctctccctctccgGCTCGTTCCTCCCACCCCCCGCTCCGCCGGGGGCCACCAGCCTCACCATCTTCCTCGCCGGAGGCCAGGGGCAGGTGGTCGGCGGGAACGTCGTCGGTGCCCTCTTCGCTGCGGGCCCGGTGATCGTCATCGCCGCCTCGTTCACCAACATCGCGTACGAGCGGCTCCCGCTcgaggaggaggagccgccACCGCAGATGCAACCACCTGCGTCCCAGGGGTCAGGCGGTGACGGCGGGagcggcgacggcggcggcggaggggggaACCCGTTCCCTGACCCGTCCTCCGGGCTGCCCTTCTTCAATTTGCCGTTCAACATGGCCAATTGCCAGTTGCCGGTGGACGGGCACGGGTGGGCCGGAGGTGCGACCGGCCGGACCCCTTACTGA
- the LOC103711818 gene encoding heavy metal-associated isoprenylated plant protein 4-like, with the protein MVASEKKEVVVEKEKSEDIITAEFVRRISKSTGKISVKGVFNPGNIHKRIEKKTRKKLMLISPKPRRRMSQCLHSSQEAVKRTVINVHIHCKNCEYDLQMKLLKLKGPSRPCHCTHKLEWFSAENPNACYVI; encoded by the exons ATGGTTGCAAGTGAGAAGAAAGAAGTGGttgtggagaaggagaagagcgaGGACATAATCACTGCC GAGTTCGTAAGGCGGATATCGAAGTCGACAGGAAAGATTTCGGTGAAGGGCGTGTTCAACCCTGGGAATATTCACAAACGAATAGAAAAGAAGACCAGGAAGAAACTTATGCTGATATCACCCAAGCCAAGGAGGAGGATGAGCCAATGTTTACACTCATCCCAGGAGGCCGTGAAAAGGACAGTCATAAACGTTCACATTCACTGTAAGAACTGTGAATACGACCTTCAGATGAAATTGCTAAAACTCAAAG GCCCAAGCCGGCCCTGCCACTGCACACATAAACTTGAGTGGTTTAGTGCTGAAAACCCAAATGCTTGTTATGTGATCTAG